The Pararge aegeria chromosome 21, ilParAegt1.1, whole genome shotgun sequence genomic sequence cgtataaataattatcaattgGGTAGTCAACTGCTTGGCCATTCTGTTTAAATTGTTGAAAGTCTACTGGAGATGCAGTATCAAATACATTATTTGTATCTTTGACTATATCATTAACTGTTATGtctaatttttcttttgttaatatATCAGAAAATGCCAAATTATTCTGATTAGTATTAACATGAGTTTGTTTACTTAGATAAAAGGAAggttcattattattaaatagtaaaaatggCCTCGGCGAACTAGCTCCAGCCACTAATTTACTATTTTCAATAATTGGCGCTAAATATTGTCGTGATAGTTGGATTTCGTTTTCAGCAGGTGGAACATATAGTCGAGAAGATGGCTTAAAAGTAGTTGGTTCTAAATATAAAAGCGCAGGTTTGGTTGGAGATGGAGTTGGAAGTGGATAGCCTGTAAATATTTCGGGTGAAGATGTTGACGGCGAAAGAAAGTCTGTAGTCTCTTTTGAATTTGTAAGAATTTGATCATTTAGTTTTACTGTTggaacattatatacatatgaaTCTTCTATAGATTCCGTTTCGACTTTCGGTGTCGATGCATTAGAAATGTCAGCAATAATTTTTCCCAAAAAGTTTGCGGGCGTTTTGTATGTATATGGAGTTGGCTCAActattaatttagaatttctagAAGGCCTAACAATCCATGTTTTGAATGTTATTCGAGATTTTGGATTACCATTAGTAGAATCTTTGATGATTCTGCGAAATGCTAAAGTTTTAGTTATGATTGCTGGCGGTGTCTCACTACTTACCGAATTTTGTTTGGTATCATTTCCTATTTCATTGATATTTGAAAAACGTGTTTGACTGCTTTTACTTGAATGTAATTTTTCCTGGTTAATTTTTCTGTTTAATTGTTGTTTAGAAAATTCTATTCCCAATTCTACTTGTTTACTTTTGCTTATCCGGCTGTTGTTAAAAATTTGATTTGATGTTCTGAATGTTGATCCAAAGTTATCTTTAACTTTTTCTTGTGGTTTTGTAGGTTGTGTGTTTTGTATGCTTCTTTGATACACCTGAGTTGGTCTTACTGAGTCTGTGTTTTggctatgtttaataatatcaaGGTTCTTGGATTGAGTTATTTGTCCTGTAtgactatttaaattaaaacctgtATGTAGATTCTTTAAATTTTCTGTTCCTTTTGGTAGAACGTAAGGTTTACTTTGTTGTTTCTGggtttgaataaaggaataatATTGTGTACCTGGTGTAGTGGTTGCGTATGCTAATATGTCACCGTTTGAGTATATATTTTGAAAGGTATTTCTTTGCGCCTGATTTGTTTGGAAATATGCACTGTTAGGATTTCTGTTTGGGATTCCACTATAAAGTTGGTTCGATGGGGGCTTGTATTCTTGCATCACGACTAAGTTATTTTTAGTATAGGTACCATCATATGGATTTCGCATTGGATGGGTTATCATTTTCTTAATATCTGTCATAAATTGAGGTCCCACTTTTAAATTGGCAAACTTATAGTCCTTGACTTTAAAAAGGTCTCTAGATTTCTTACAATTAACTTTCATCCACCAGTCGCATACTAAGACAGCTTGGTTAAATAAAGTTCCATTTGGGCATATAAAAGACTGGAATCCATATGTGGATCCAAACGTGCAGACTCTAAAAACTTGGCAGTTGGTTTCCACGTCAGCATAATatcctgaaaataaataataaaaatgaaaatttttaaaaatctccactttcaatataatttacattgttctactagtcaagcccttccatttgatacccattctgagggagttgtgaaaaaaactattttgccATTTAGTGTCAAATTTTCATCAACCATAGCTAAGaaaactcccgactaattcacctttgaagcaataaaaacaaaaccaaaatttGGGAGCTACGGTGCCACAGGCAGACACACACAttcacagacacgtcaaactcatAACAACtcttcgtttttgcgtcgggggcttcatgttgtttaaaaagttgaaatattatattgcaaatgcataaatcaaaatcaaaagtcAAATCAAATGTTATTATCCTCTGTTACGGAAAACTTAAACTCCTTTATATACATTACAATCGTGTTAAAAGAAAGATATATGcaaacactaaaaataaaaacataatacagtatgaaatatattatagagGCCTTGTATAAAGCTTGTGCAGCTTACCAGGTTCTTTGCCAGAGCATGTGAACGATGTCCTCGGTATAGAGTCCAGAGTTGGGTAGTCGTTTCCTGGTTGACCTGGCACCGCGAGTCGTATGTCCCATCCGTGGCCATTGTCAAACGGTCGCTGGTTTCTTAAATTCTGAGCTGTGGTCCAAGGAATCGCAAAGCAAGctggaattagaaaaaaaatcctgtgcaatttattcacacacggcagaagtgtaacttctgaaaagtagcctacgagagattgaggtggatgtagggtatcagaactattaggataaatgtaaggtatattatttagtttccatggtaactagaataggtaaaaaaatgtataatgttttctatctcaccctgtcctatacatttatgtgcttgtttctttatctagatattattcggtttccttggtaacttaactaagaaacaaaatgtgtaatgtattatATCTCATTCCCCCCTCCTCTTCATACATGTGTCGTCTATAAATCTGTCTCTTTCTTTATCTCTAAGCATTACCTTACATCGAGTTTAAAATCACAGcaattctaaagaagtttcacttcaaaaatattaaattctgaTATTCCAGTCACCGTCATACTCAGTAATGCGTGTGACTGCATGGCAAAAGCTTCTTATCTCATACGAAAACTCATATCAAAACttttaatcgatattattacgattattatattatacttgcTATGTCCCGCGGTTTCACGGTATTTAACATTTTGCTCAATTACTATGATATTTTTACTCTCGATTCTCAGACATTATTTGCactaaactaactaacttaCAATGACATGTCGCAAACACACCTATTTGTATAAAGACAGTTTCCCATAAGTTTTTACCTTGGATAgtaataagttataaaaaacgtttcaatAACATGGATAGATACAATTGACATGTCAACTACCTTTTTCTTAATTAGCTCGTATCTATTGTTTGACATTAACCTATGACAAGGGTGGCCATGATGCTGATgggataattattttgtttttgttgatgTTTTCGAAAAGTACTAAATctatttcgataaaatttaaatggaatcACTATAAAGTGTAAACtacgaattaaataaaaagtcatcttaatatttataatttgcaGAATAATCACGTTACATGAATAATTTCCTCCTTTTTTTGAAGTCGTTTAAAGATAGAAAGATaacaatatcaattattttttcttcGTAACTTCTGTATTTTCCTAATTACACAAAGTTTTCCtccacatatttttataaatcatattatcgtgcatttatataaagaattaaataaatttaccatCCATTGAGGTcggatagaaattaaaaaaaaaaattgatgacaCCTTAGCTTGCACCTAACCAGCATCTAAACTCTACCAGGCAAAGACCCTAATTTTGACTTCACAAAGTCTTCACCAGAGTCAGCGTAAGTTCGCCACTTTCAATTGAGCATGCTAAGACAACTATAAACTAATATCTTAATGAAATATCCATGTAGTTATGAGAAAATGGAAGACGGAGACAGTTAGAGTCTCGCAGACACCCAACAGGTTGAAGAGCGTTTGTAGGATTTCAAGTTCCTTAAACATGATGGCCTTAATCATATAATTTGTAGGTTTCGGTTGGAAATgggatttttaaatagaatacgTGTTTTTAggggttatataaaaaattagcaCATTTgaagttcttaaaaataaatatcaattcaattttaaatatattattgaattttaaactgGGACCTTTCCTGAAAACAAGTTTGTTGGTAACCCTACCACGAGGTGTTGAGGTTTACTTACCGTAAGAAGTTGTAAAGATTGTCGTGTCTTAAGGAAGAATGACGTAATAAATGCGAAGTAATAATGGTAGAACGAGTTTCCCGAAAGGTTCATTACTTTCcgagattttttattaaaatgtgaaaTAGGAGAGCCATTCACGCCcacgaataataaatttaatccaaaatctttgGAGGGCAggttgaatttagtagtgcaaTCCTTTTCTTATGCTTCTCTTACTCCTACTTCATACTAAATTAGGAGGGTAGGAACGTtcctaaattcaatctgccatatGAAGATCTTTGATTagattgattaataattattaacaccAAGTTATTGTTTAACGGTTCATAACAGAAAAATATTACCACCTTTTCAATattctgtatattttaaaaactcttcagaaaaaatattaaaggagAGTATCATTTCTAATCCTGACcttacagaatatttttttcttgttatgtTGGGACAGaactatgtattttttattttcatcatttgTGGCTTACATAGAAATTTAACGTTGccacccattttttttttttaaacattttgtgtGGAGTAGTCGTTTGTCTTCCGACATGGTGGTCGGGAACTTTTTGTAACGATTCTTTTCCTTCCTTCAAATTACGTTATTTCTGCTGAATCGTTTGATTACGTTtactgtatatataaatttgttattttaccaatttattattatttcgttatttatttttaattattcgttGCCACCCATTAGAACACGTACGCTTggcgatttaacgttccag encodes the following:
- the LOC120633445 gene encoding uncharacterized protein LOC120633445, with the protein product MLRDKERDRFIDDTSCFAIPWTTAQNLRNQRPFDNGHGWDIRLAVPGQPGNDYPTLDSIPRTSFTCSGKEPGYYADVETNCQVFRVCTFGSTYGFQSFICPNGTLFNQAVLVCDWWMKVNCKKSRDLFKVKDYKFANLKVGPQFMTDIKKMITHPMRNPYDGTYTKNNLVVMQEYKPPSNQLYSGIPNRNPNSAYFQTNQAQRNTFQNIYSNGDILAYATTTPGTQYYSFIQTQKQQSKPYVLPKGTENLKNLHTGFNLNSHTGQITQSKNLDIIKHSQNTDSVRPTQVYQRSIQNTQPTKPQEKVKDNFGSTFRTSNQIFNNSRISKSKQVELGIEFSKQQLNRKINQEKLHSSKSSQTRFSNINEIGNDTKQNSVSSETPPAIITKTLAFRRIIKDSTNGNPKSRITFKTWIVRPSRNSKLIVEPTPYTYKTPANFLGKIIADISNASTPKVETESIEDSYVYNVPTVKLNDQILTNSKETTDFLSPSTSSPEIFTGYPLPTPSPTKPALLYLEPTTFKPSSRLYVPPAENEIQLSRQYLAPIIENSKLVAGASSPRPFLLFNNNEPSFYLSKQTHVNTNQNNLAFSDILTKEKLDITVNDIVKDTNNVFDTASPVDFQQFKQNGQAVDYPIDNYLYEDSDLQSDEKITLKPPPPLAKSSRLIATPSTELEPPIEHIGSINRNINQISNLPYLMESTRRPNTIERTVSLKITVPENIADLLFKNRSISNSENLEILRTGNSNNWVLSNKGTEDSGGGVISIGKLIWNKNSNISNSQDLVFSLLVDSINAAKDYNNIVQKNIVTTQPTPTQPQFQNVKNEELQRISNDISQLTSSQFSNSSSNYRLANLRAPSQSVSTSLNKYGNINSFKQYHAQQQNNHLQQNTQKQQQNQLTAFPTFRNNMLTDLDINSDKLYSGQLYQLPVPVISKQIYNSLLPGNNKLSNKAIQTKTLIEEKTKNNSGNDKLIDQSNADYEIIQSHTKNDNSFQSSYRSPKEEVTDQGSLANAFIDTLELPKNGITAQLQDNIVGTLPHPLDDNKQIKYRKDQTYYIYSHLNNDDELNTNNQVNNLQNLIGNNLANRPFTQNDQISRLSAYELIPSLSYKLENEKDKQKILNAFQINGYGIPKHQSSNENANLIRHQDVIATDVDFTVDHPKSLKREKPGFLYDGPNSYSAPQKSVGNLVGYQNNIQNIPKFDSKIEKFDSNEDKNYGYPKVSPVKRFLF